The following proteins are encoded in a genomic region of Streptomyces sp. SLBN-31:
- a CDS encoding DUF2637 domain-containing protein yields the protein MTRPTGRLRPDAVLVQAVIAGALSFAHLHDLADAAGQSGWKAWAYPVSVDLLLVAAWRRLRSDGPSRLAWCWFLVALVASLGANIATAGFLDLADPPALLRLGVAGWPALAFLGGTLLAHSPSPAPTADRNPVVPAPTAPVPAPDVEPEPVPAPAITAEDTPALPAREPPAVAVPAALVDHARKVAADHESRTGTRIDTETLRARLGVPPHLADAIAAQLA from the coding sequence ATGACCCGGCCCACTGGGCGCCTCCGCCCCGATGCTGTGCTCGTACAAGCCGTGATCGCCGGTGCTCTGTCCTTCGCCCATTTGCACGACCTCGCCGACGCGGCCGGGCAGTCCGGATGGAAGGCCTGGGCCTACCCCGTCTCGGTCGACCTGCTGCTCGTCGCAGCGTGGCGACGGCTGCGCTCGGATGGTCCTTCCCGACTCGCCTGGTGCTGGTTCCTGGTAGCCCTGGTGGCCTCGCTCGGTGCCAACATCGCCACCGCCGGATTCCTCGACCTGGCCGACCCGCCCGCCCTGCTCCGCCTCGGCGTCGCGGGATGGCCTGCGCTGGCCTTCCTCGGCGGCACATTGCTCGCCCACTCACCCTCACCCGCTCCGACCGCAGACCGCAATCCGGTTGTGCCGGCGCCCACAGCGCCTGTCCCCGCACCCGACGTCGAGCCCGAACCGGTGCCTGCTCCGGCTATCACTGCCGAGGACACCCCGGCGCTTCCGGCCCGCGAGCCTCCGGCGGTGGCGGTCCCGGCTGCCCTCGTGGACCACGCACGAAAGGTCGCTGCCGACCACGAAAGCCGCACCGGCACCCGGATCGACACCGAGACCCTGCGCGCCCGCCTCGGCGTCCCGCCCCACCTCGCCGACGCCATCGCCGCCCAACTCGCCTAA
- a CDS encoding mobile element transfer protein, with protein MGHRFFLFERLQRYGPVEIGRALTRDGEKGYVASCTADQCGWSAEYSSYGPACMAAKGHRCQIKSKYEGRR; from the coding sequence ATGGGACACCGCTTCTTCCTCTTCGAACGCCTCCAGCGCTACGGCCCCGTGGAGATCGGCCGCGCCCTCACCCGCGACGGTGAAAAGGGGTACGTCGCCTCATGCACCGCGGATCAGTGCGGCTGGTCGGCCGAGTACTCCAGCTACGGGCCGGCCTGCATGGCGGCCAAGGGGCACCGCTGCCAGATCAAGAGCAAATACGAGGGACGGAGGTAG